A region of Streptomyces sp. R44 DNA encodes the following proteins:
- a CDS encoding VOC family protein: MCGLSGDDGAVRLDHVSYAVARDSFVSTVQWIGSALGAGFVDGGVHPRFGTRNFVLPLSGGTYVEVVTTLDHPAADRAPFGRAVAHRAAEGGGWLGWVVSVDDMAPVETRLGRTSAEGHRVRPDGFDLRWKQIGLLELMEDPQLPYFLEWLVPIEERPSADPRTSTTIHGVSIAGDAASIAEFLGEPADHPLDQIDVTWVEDEEPGLVSVEFATAHGPVTI; this comes from the coding sequence TTGTGCGGGTTGTCGGGTGATGATGGGGCGGTGCGACTTGATCATGTGTCCTATGCGGTGGCCCGCGACAGTTTCGTCTCGACCGTGCAGTGGATCGGATCGGCCCTCGGCGCCGGGTTCGTCGACGGGGGTGTGCATCCGCGATTCGGCACCCGTAATTTCGTTCTCCCGCTGAGCGGCGGTACCTACGTCGAGGTCGTCACCACACTCGACCACCCCGCCGCCGACCGTGCACCCTTCGGCCGGGCGGTCGCGCACCGTGCCGCCGAGGGCGGCGGTTGGCTCGGTTGGGTGGTCTCCGTCGACGACATGGCCCCGGTCGAGACCCGCCTCGGCCGCACGTCGGCCGAGGGTCATCGCGTCCGCCCCGACGGGTTCGACCTGAGGTGGAAGCAGATCGGCCTGCTGGAACTGATGGAGGACCCGCAACTGCCGTACTTCCTCGAATGGCTGGTCCCCATCGAGGAGCGCCCGAGCGCCGACCCGCGCACCTCCACCACCATCCACGGGGTCTCCATCGCCGGCGACGCCGCCTCCATCGCCGAATTCCTTGGCGAACCGGCCGACCACCCCCTTGACCAGATTGACGTCACCTGGGTCGAGGATGAGGAACCGGGCCTGGTCTCGGTTGAGTTCGCCACCGCCCACGGCCCGGTCACGATCTGA
- a CDS encoding MFS transporter, with protein sequence MTDLNTHNDGAATGTGVQSRPRAVLPALCATQITSWGIVYYAFPVLNPQITAATGWPTTATMAAFSLALVVSGIAGIRVGRIIDHHGPRTVMTAGSAAGAASLVVVALAPNLPVFFAGWMLAGFAMAATFYQPAFATLTRYFAPDHVRALTIVTLAGGLASTAFAPLTATLADHLTWRTTYLVLAGILAAITIPAHALALRAPWPPAPPTPTGVTSTPQEVVRSSPFLLLGLAFTLSAFAMYAVVVTLVPLLLERGYTTSQAAWALGLGGAGQTLGRTLYAGLARNTGTITRTAALVALGALTTAAFAVVPGPYGLLIVVSVVAGMVRGNLTLLQATAITDRWGATHYGRLSGILSAPAMTASALAPFTSAVLAPPLGGTPQLFGLLAGLGAAAALIALGTTVRPHT encoded by the coding sequence GTGACCGACCTCAACACCCACAACGACGGGGCCGCGACCGGGACGGGGGTCCAGTCGCGGCCCCGCGCCGTACTGCCCGCCCTGTGCGCGACGCAGATCACCAGCTGGGGGATCGTCTACTACGCCTTCCCCGTCCTCAACCCCCAGATCACCGCCGCGACCGGCTGGCCGACCACCGCCACGATGGCCGCGTTCTCCCTCGCCCTCGTCGTCTCCGGCATCGCCGGGATCCGGGTCGGTCGGATCATCGACCACCACGGTCCCCGCACTGTGATGACCGCCGGCTCTGCCGCGGGCGCCGCGAGTCTGGTGGTCGTGGCCCTGGCACCGAACCTGCCGGTGTTCTTCGCGGGTTGGATGCTGGCGGGGTTCGCCATGGCCGCGACGTTCTACCAGCCCGCCTTCGCCACGCTCACCCGCTACTTCGCGCCTGATCACGTCCGCGCCCTGACCATCGTCACCCTCGCCGGCGGCCTCGCCTCCACCGCCTTCGCACCCCTCACCGCCACCCTCGCCGACCACCTCACCTGGCGCACCACCTACCTCGTCCTCGCGGGCATCCTCGCCGCGATCACGATCCCGGCCCATGCTCTCGCCCTGCGCGCCCCCTGGCCACCAGCCCCACCCACGCCCACCGGCGTGACCTCAACGCCGCAAGAGGTCGTGCGCAGCAGCCCGTTCCTGCTGCTCGGACTGGCTTTCACGCTCTCGGCGTTCGCGATGTACGCCGTCGTCGTCACCCTCGTCCCCCTCCTGCTCGAACGCGGCTACACCACCAGCCAGGCCGCCTGGGCCCTCGGACTCGGCGGCGCCGGCCAGACCCTCGGCCGCACCCTCTACGCCGGCCTCGCCCGGAACACCGGCACCATCACCCGCACCGCCGCCCTCGTCGCCCTCGGCGCCCTGACCACCGCCGCGTTCGCTGTCGTCCCCGGGCCGTACGGCCTGCTGATCGTGGTGTCGGTCGTCGCGGGCATGGTCCGCGGCAACCTCACCCTCCTCCAGGCCACCGCCATCACCGACCGCTGGGGCGCCACCCACTACGGACGCCTCTCCGGCATCCTCAGCGCCCCTGCCATGACAGCGTCCGCCCTCGCCCCCTTCACCAGCGCCGTCCTCGCCCCGCCACTCGGCGGCACACCCCAGCTCTTCGGCCTGCTCGCCGGGCTCGGAGCCGCAGCCGCACTCATCGCCCTCGGCACCACCGTCCGCCCCCACACCTGA